aacaCATATTGTTTTACAAGGTTACAGAATAATACTGTTTAGTACAAAAACAATAAACAGacgaaaataatgtaatattattcatatattaataaataaagatttaaatatataataaaatgtttatatttataaacaataaatacattACAACATACTTTTCACATTaacaatatacatttatacataaaaattaatctatgttatattacaaatgtttCATATGATACTAAAAATTATGTTCATTCTATTATACCTAGATCAtgctttaattttcttaatttagtatttatactatcataatatttcattcgtataaGAAGACATTCTGcctttttgatattttcctGTCGAAATGCATCTGCTACTTCCCTATATGAAAAATGTGCTCATTAATTAGTTTGAAAATAATGGATTCATTTTTcagtgaaaaaaatattactttgttaaattatttagcatAGTTTCATTCTCTTGTACtagcttctttattttctctacGTCATCTCCAAcatcttctatttcttcatttttctccatgatttccattaaaaattctgCATTCACATTGTCTGTTTCTTCCGATATtgttatgttatttaattttaacatgtATAATCCTCTTTTTAGTGGATGTATTAATGTGCTATAAGCATTATTCACTAGCGATGATAGGGTTTCAGAAAATTGCTTttctttctgtaaaaaaaaaaatatattttgagataaatatattagtatGTCTATTATAATCAGCAATGCACTCACCTCAGATTTGGTACCAAATTTATCAGGATGTAGCAGTTTCTGGAGCTCCTTATACTTTTTTTGAATTTCCGTAACTTTAACATCATAACTTTTCGGGACTCctattatatcgaaataagtTAAATTTTCAGGTGGTTCTTGTAATACCTTACATTTGGAGCAAAACAAGTCagatttatatacaaaattgcaGTTCCAACATTTTGACAGACTATTACttgaatattgtaatatgtttGTTAACGTTGAAGGAGagatgtaatttttatctacATAATACAAATGTAGATTTTGTTGCTGTTGTATAAGATTTAGATACAAGacgttatacttttttataaaattaaaaaaagattttctgAAGTACATAATTTCGGTATAAGGTTATCATAACTTTGTTATGTCTTGATATCGAAATAAACACTTataaatacgtaatttttaatcgatgacAAAAgattaacaattaacaacattaaatatttattaattgtataaactATAAATGATTTGATATTATAAGAGAAATCTATTTAGTAGGTTGTAAAATATCACGTCAGGTTATATAGTTCGTGGTTCGAATTAGTATCAATAAGGAGGTAGTgttccaaataaaatttcaattataaattaagagTAAACATATTATGCGAACATGCCGACCTACGAAATGCCATTATTAATACGAATAGCAAACAAGGTATCATATTAATTCGTAACGCATTTTACAAGATACATTTAACATATTTCTTAAcctcaaaataaattttttacgttatgattaacaattaaaataacaaattatatttgtaggCACAATATGCATCTGTCTTAAAGAATGTGGCAAATTCTATATTTGAGACAGGTggatttattagaaaaattgaaaattgggGTGATAAGCAACTTCCATGCGTAGCATCTGCTCATGGTAATACTAATACACACGCTAGGTaagtatttacaattattttcttttgtacatttaaataatatgtcTTAATCAgataattcttattatattcaGACATTTCATGATTTGTTTTGATATGCCACCATCTCAAATTAGTAAACTTGAAGACGATTGTGGAAGAAATATAAGTATTATTAGAGCAAAggtatataaacaaaatattccacCTCAAAATGTACAATGCACATGGGAAGAAGAGATGTTACCTCCACCTTATAGGTAAGTACTTTTAAAGTTTAGATAgcatctttatatattttatctgtaataactgtttcatatatattttttatttaacagacCCAGTGTGTTAAAACTTTTAGAACAAGCCAAGAAACATAAGCGGTACAGATCTCAATTCAAGTATAATTCTAATCTTGATTATTATCCTTTCTTGCGATGAATGAATTACTTGATCACGATACAATATATCATGTATagtataagaataaaatacgtaGAAGTTACAAATTTGTGGAGTTATGTAAATTTGATTATATGTTATTTGAGCAAAgccaaataaaatgaaaataatttagcaAATGTATAGGTCACATAGTTATGTTTTTCTGTAGGTCATTTATTAACTCATATTATCAAtacattatgaaaaattatttttataatcatcaaaaaatatttgtacaaaatacttaatataattatatatcatttatcattatacAATAACTATAATAGTTATCGTTTCACGCGTaacatgaattttttaaagtataatttgGTTACACTGTAACTCGTAAGGGATTCGACAGTAACAGTAGCAGAGTTGTCAGCTGTTTATACCGATAGCTCTGTTTTATAatctatttgtaatatttaacaaatatgtataatcaGCCGGTTGTGTCCCGTTGCacaatatattcttttcttttatacttgCAAATAAATCGCTTTTTCGTtaaagaatgaattttttaacagtttttaaatacattaataatatatgttcGATGTATTATCGTTCAAAGTATACTTCTCAATTTTCACAGATTGAGCATAGATGTGTATGTGCAACATTGAGATTGCTCATATCTTTGAAAAGGAAAGtacacaaattttataatattatacttgaCTATCTCCTAAATTAAATGCATAGAAAGTCATCTGGCACGCGCGAAGAGTGCGTTTTGTGCACCATTTAAAATTGGACCACGATAAGAAACATTGTTGTACAAGAAAATTTTGTCCATAAGTCTAGTGTatcataaagataaaataagagACGCGAATGTAATTGGAATTTCTTCGAACAATATTTAGTTTTAGACGAACAGCTTTACATATGTCTGGTATTCCCGAAATTAATACCACTTTGATTAGCACCCTTATTGCTGCCGTATTGCAGACTAATCACACCCTGTCCAGCCCTTAATTGTTCTTCGGTAAAGTTACGCACATTTTTATCCGCTTCTTTTGGTCCGATGCTTGGTTTACCATAGTTACCCGCctagaaacataaattttaagttAGAACAccaatacaaaattattcgttaataaaaaattttcgtaAGTTAATTATGATTAAACGATTAATACTATATTCGAAGAATTACTTAAACTTGACATAAAGATGTTTTAACGTTTCTATAATATTGCTGAATAGCTTCACCAACTAGTTTCAATGACGTCGATGTGGAGACGAAACGTTGAAACACTTTCAAAAGGATATAACTAACCTTGAATTTATAGTAAGCTAGTAAGTAAGCtttcgaagaaggaaaagatgtTACCTTTCTACCGAGGGATTGCAAGCAAATTACGACCGAATTGAGATTTTGTCTTTCCCACAGATCGACAGTTTGGAAGGTTTCTTGGGCTGGAACACCTAGCATTCTCGCAGCTTCGAGGAATGCATTGATA
The nucleotide sequence above comes from Bombus pyrosoma isolate SC7728 linkage group LG1, ASM1482585v1, whole genome shotgun sequence. Encoded proteins:
- the LOC122571353 gene encoding myophilin isoform X2, with translation MEINSKYSKELAQECLEWIKTITGENINTDGDMDNFYETLRDGVLLCKLVNDIKEGSVKKINKTSLAFKCMENINAFLEAARMLGVPAQETFQTVDLWERQNLNSVVICLQSLGRKAGNYGKPSIGPKEADKNVRNFTEEQLRAGQGVISLQYGSNKGANQSGINFGNTRHM
- the LOC122571374 gene encoding probable 28S ribosomal protein S6, mitochondrial — protein: MPTYEMPLLIRIANKAQYASVLKNVANSIFETGGFIRKIENWGDKQLPCVASAHGNTNTHARHFMICFDMPPSQISKLEDDCGRNISIIRAKVYKQNIPPQNVQCTWEEEMLPPPYRPSVLKLLEQAKKHKRYRSQFKYNSNLDYYPFLR
- the LOC122571348 gene encoding iron-sulfur cluster co-chaperone protein HscB, whose translation is MYFRKSFFNFIKKYNVLYLNLIQQQQNLHLYYVDKNYISPSTLTNILQYSSNSLSKCWNCNFVYKSDLFCSKCKVLQEPPENLTYFDIIGVPKSYDVKVTEIQKKYKELQKLLHPDKFGTKSEKEKQFSETLSSLVNNAYSTLIHPLKRGLYMLKLNNITISEETDNVNAEFLMEIMEKNEEIEDVGDDVEKIKKLVQENETMLNNLTKEVADAFRQENIKKAECLLIRMKYYDSINTKLRKLKHDLGIIE
- the LOC122571353 gene encoding myophilin isoform X1; translated protein: MANNRATKSGFAAEAQRKINSKYSKELAQECLEWIKTITGENINTDGDMDNFYETLRDGVLLCKLVNDIKEGSVKKINKTSLAFKCMENINAFLEAARMLGVPAQETFQTVDLWERQNLNSVVICLQSLGRKAGNYGKPSIGPKEADKNVRNFTEEQLRAGQGVISLQYGSNKGANQSGINFGNTRHM